In a single window of the Paenibacillus sp. MMS20-IR301 genome:
- the dprA gene encoding DNA-processing protein DprA — MDNRELLFGLNEMEGIGWKSIDRICKAGFLTNEVFSCSAEDWGKAGISGKMSAKLAADFDESWIRKRRSLMEESGAAMVTILDEDYPAQLKETAQPPWVLYYRGRLALASRPSVAMVGTRVPTAYGRKVGEMLAEELSAGGLTVVSGLARGIDSICHEAALAGPGSTIAVVATGLDKVYPPENRELERQIARAGLVISEYPLGTPSHPGLFPQRNRIIAGLSLGTVVVEADLRSGSLITADAALEAGRDVFAVPGPLTSPKSRGALELIKQGAKLVTGAADIMEEYVSYLPAKGLKESSADGLAGQSGDGQIEKKLTSEELHLYHILHQGPFSLDELLGSTRWDFGHLHSVLLSLIIKKAVTQLPGAIYKVI, encoded by the coding sequence ATGGATAACCGGGAACTGTTGTTCGGCCTGAATGAAATGGAAGGTATTGGCTGGAAAAGTATCGACAGGATATGCAAGGCGGGATTTTTGACGAATGAAGTCTTTTCCTGCAGTGCGGAGGATTGGGGGAAGGCTGGAATCAGCGGAAAAATGTCAGCAAAGCTCGCTGCTGATTTTGACGAATCATGGATTCGAAAACGGCGCTCTTTAATGGAAGAAAGCGGTGCTGCAATGGTGACGATTCTGGATGAAGACTACCCGGCCCAGCTGAAGGAAACGGCCCAGCCGCCATGGGTCCTGTATTACCGCGGCCGGCTTGCGCTGGCCTCCCGCCCTTCGGTAGCAATGGTCGGTACCCGTGTGCCCACAGCCTATGGACGCAAGGTAGGGGAGATGCTGGCAGAAGAATTGAGTGCGGGGGGGCTTACAGTGGTGAGCGGGCTGGCCCGGGGAATTGACAGCATCTGCCACGAAGCGGCGCTGGCCGGACCCGGAAGCACCATAGCAGTAGTAGCCACTGGTCTGGATAAGGTCTATCCGCCGGAAAACAGGGAGCTGGAGCGGCAGATTGCACGTGCCGGGCTGGTAATAAGCGAGTATCCGCTGGGTACGCCGAGCCACCCGGGACTATTCCCGCAGCGCAACCGCATCATTGCCGGGTTGTCGCTCGGAACCGTAGTTGTGGAAGCAGATCTGCGCAGCGGCTCGCTGATTACAGCTGACGCAGCACTTGAAGCGGGAAGGGATGTGTTTGCGGTTCCAGGTCCGTTGACCTCACCCAAAAGCAGAGGAGCGCTGGAGCTGATTAAGCAAGGCGCTAAGCTTGTAACCGGAGCGGCAGATATTATGGAAGAATACGTATCTTATCTGCCTGCGAAGGGGCTGAAAGAGTCCTCAGCGGACGGTTTGGCAGGGCAATCCGGTGACGGGCAAATTGAAAAGAAATTGACAAGTGAGGAGCTGCACCTTTACCATATACTGCATCAAGGCCCTTTTTCCCTCGATGAGCTACTGGGATCTACGAGGTGGGATTTTGGACATTTGCATTCAGTTCTGTTATCTTTAATCATAAAAAAAGCGGTAACACAATTGCCGGGTGCAATTTATAAGGTAATTTAA
- the topA gene encoding type I DNA topoisomerase — MADALVIVESPSKAKTIGKYLGSKYIVKASMGHIIDLPKSQIGVEVENDFSPKYITIRGKGSILKELKDASKKVKKVYLAADPDREGEAIAWHLANALNLDNTQECRVVFNEITKQAVKDAFKTPRKINMDLVNAQQARRILDRLVGYKISPLLWKKVKKGLSAGRVQSVAVKIVMDRENEISAFVPVEYWSITAKLAIRDSVFEAKFHKLNGNKKELNQESDVQEVLEAIRNAAFKVHEVKEKERQRHPSAPFTTSSLQQEAARKLGFRASKTMSVAQQLYEGVELGKEGTVGLITYMRTDSTRLSVTAQDEAKELILAKYGEKFVPESPRQYSKKAAGAQDAHEAIRPTSALREPELVKEFMSRDQLRLYKLIWERFISSQMSSALLDTLSVDITADTAIFRAVGSKVSFPGFMKVYVEGNDDGTTDEDKYLPPLKAGDELIKQDIEPKQHFTQPPPRYTEARLVKTLEELGIGRPSTYAPTLETIQKRGYVAIEEKKFMPTELGELIIEQMEEFFPEILDVEFTAHMEGDLDHVEEGSEDWVKVLAEFYESFEKRLLHAEEEMKEIEIKDEVSDELCEKCGKPMVYKLGRFGKFLACSGFPDCRNTKPIIKDIGVTCPQCHEGKVVERRSKKGRVFYGCDHYPECDFVSWDRPSVKPCPACGSWMVEKRNKQGVKLQCTSCDHTEAVLDNEELAE, encoded by the coding sequence ATGGCAGATGCGCTGGTTATTGTAGAATCACCATCAAAAGCGAAAACAATCGGGAAATATCTGGGCAGTAAATATATTGTGAAGGCCTCAATGGGGCATATTATTGATTTGCCGAAAAGTCAGATCGGTGTAGAAGTGGAGAATGATTTCAGCCCCAAATATATAACGATCCGCGGTAAGGGTTCTATATTGAAGGAACTCAAGGATGCCAGCAAAAAAGTGAAAAAAGTCTATCTCGCAGCTGACCCGGACCGTGAAGGGGAAGCTATTGCCTGGCATTTGGCGAATGCGCTGAATCTGGACAATACCCAGGAGTGCCGGGTAGTTTTTAATGAAATCACGAAGCAGGCTGTTAAGGATGCATTTAAGACACCGCGCAAAATTAATATGGATCTGGTCAACGCCCAGCAGGCCCGGCGGATTCTGGACCGGCTGGTGGGATACAAGATTAGCCCCCTATTATGGAAGAAAGTCAAAAAGGGCTTATCCGCCGGCCGGGTGCAATCGGTTGCGGTGAAGATTGTTATGGACCGTGAGAACGAAATCTCGGCTTTTGTACCGGTGGAATATTGGAGCATTACCGCAAAGCTGGCGATCCGCGACTCTGTATTCGAGGCCAAGTTCCATAAGCTGAACGGTAATAAGAAGGAATTGAACCAGGAAAGCGATGTTCAGGAAGTGCTGGAAGCGATCAGGAATGCCGCCTTCAAGGTTCATGAGGTAAAAGAGAAGGAGAGGCAGCGTCATCCGTCCGCTCCGTTTACGACAAGCTCACTGCAGCAGGAGGCTGCGCGTAAGCTGGGCTTCCGCGCGTCCAAAACGATGTCTGTAGCCCAGCAGCTCTATGAAGGTGTTGAGCTGGGGAAAGAGGGCACCGTCGGTTTAATTACCTATATGCGTACAGACTCTACCCGGCTGTCTGTAACCGCGCAGGATGAAGCGAAAGAGCTGATCCTCGCCAAATACGGTGAGAAATTTGTTCCGGAGTCTCCGCGGCAATATTCCAAGAAAGCTGCCGGTGCCCAGGATGCGCATGAAGCGATCCGCCCGACCTCGGCGCTCCGTGAGCCTGAGCTCGTGAAGGAATTTATGAGCCGCGACCAGCTCCGCCTGTATAAGCTGATCTGGGAACGTTTTATCTCCAGTCAAATGTCATCCGCCCTGCTTGATACACTTTCTGTGGATATTACAGCAGACACTGCAATTTTCCGTGCTGTCGGCTCCAAGGTGTCCTTCCCGGGGTTCATGAAGGTCTATGTGGAAGGCAATGATGACGGCACGACGGATGAAGATAAGTATCTGCCGCCGCTAAAGGCGGGAGATGAACTGATTAAACAGGATATCGAGCCGAAGCAGCATTTCACCCAGCCGCCGCCGAGATATACGGAAGCACGCCTGGTTAAGACGCTTGAAGAGCTGGGTATAGGCCGTCCAAGTACGTATGCGCCTACGCTGGAAACGATCCAAAAACGCGGATATGTAGCTATTGAAGAGAAGAAATTTATGCCTACCGAGCTCGGAGAGCTGATCATAGAGCAGATGGAAGAGTTTTTCCCGGAGATTCTTGATGTGGAATTCACAGCCCATATGGAAGGGGATCTTGACCATGTGGAAGAAGGCTCCGAGGATTGGGTAAAGGTGCTCGCCGAGTTCTATGAATCCTTTGAGAAACGGCTGCTCCATGCGGAAGAAGAAATGAAGGAAATTGAGATTAAAGATGAGGTCTCTGATGAGCTGTGCGAGAAATGCGGTAAGCCAATGGTCTATAAGCTGGGCCGTTTCGGCAAGTTCCTGGCCTGCTCGGGCTTCCCGGACTGCCGCAATACGAAGCCGATCATCAAGGATATTGGTGTCACCTGTCCGCAGTGTCATGAGGGCAAGGTTGTAGAGCGCCGCAGCAAGAAGGGGCGTGTCTTCTACGGCTGCGATCATTATCCGGAATGCGACTTTGTGTCCTGGGACCGGCCATCTGTCAAGCCTTGTCCGGCTTGCGGCTCATGGATGGTAGAGAAGCGCAACAAGCAAGGCGTGAAGCTGCAGTGCACCTCTTGTGATCATACCGAGGCTGTGCTGGACAACGAAGAATTAGCAGAATAA
- the trmFO gene encoding FADH(2)-oxidizing methylenetetrahydrofolate--tRNA-(uracil(54)-C(5))-methyltransferase TrmFO, producing MTETAKVTVIGAGLAGSEAAWQIASRGVPVRLYEMRPVVKTPAHHTDQFAELVCSNSLRANGLGNAVGVLKEEMRRLDSLVLGAADRHAVPAGGALAVDRDGFSGEITSMLHNHPLVEVINEELTHIPEEGIVVIATGPLTSPALSSEIKGLLGEEYFYFYDAAAPIVEKDSIDMGKVYLASRYDKGEAAYLNCPMTEEEFDVFYDALVSAETAALKDFEKEIYFEGCMPIEIMMKRGKQTALFGPMKPVGLMNPHTGKLPYAVVQLRQDNAAGTLYNLVGFQTHLKWGEQKRVFSLIPGLENAEYVRYGVMHRNTFINSPKLLLPTYQMKGQERLFFAGQMTGVEGYVESAASGMIAGMNAARAALGEEGLIFPEETVLGSMPAYITSADPEHFQPMNANFGLLPKLETRFRSKKDKNERLAYRALDSLAAYAAAKGLAYKEPEVSEAEPVAADSPTQ from the coding sequence TTGACAGAAACAGCTAAAGTAACCGTAATTGGCGCCGGACTTGCCGGCAGCGAAGCCGCCTGGCAGATCGCCTCGCGCGGTGTTCCGGTCAGATTATACGAGATGCGTCCGGTGGTGAAGACACCGGCCCATCATACGGATCAATTCGCCGAGCTGGTCTGCAGCAACTCTCTGCGCGCGAATGGCCTGGGTAATGCAGTGGGGGTACTCAAGGAAGAAATGCGGCGCCTCGATTCGCTTGTGCTTGGAGCAGCAGACCGCCACGCAGTGCCTGCCGGCGGCGCACTGGCCGTAGACCGTGACGGATTCTCCGGGGAGATTACATCGATGCTGCATAATCATCCGCTGGTTGAAGTCATAAATGAAGAACTTACGCATATACCGGAGGAAGGGATTGTAGTCATTGCTACCGGCCCGCTGACCTCCCCGGCCTTGTCTTCCGAGATTAAAGGGCTGCTTGGCGAAGAGTATTTCTACTTCTATGATGCTGCTGCCCCGATTGTGGAGAAGGACAGCATCGATATGGGGAAGGTGTACCTGGCCTCCCGTTATGACAAGGGCGAAGCCGCTTACCTGAACTGTCCGATGACGGAAGAGGAATTTGATGTTTTTTATGATGCGCTGGTATCGGCCGAGACGGCTGCGCTGAAAGATTTCGAGAAAGAGATTTACTTTGAAGGCTGTATGCCGATTGAAATTATGATGAAGCGCGGCAAGCAGACGGCATTGTTCGGTCCCATGAAGCCTGTGGGCCTGATGAATCCGCATACCGGCAAACTGCCTTACGCGGTTGTGCAGCTCCGTCAGGACAACGCTGCAGGTACGCTGTACAATCTGGTCGGATTCCAGACCCATCTAAAGTGGGGGGAGCAAAAACGCGTGTTCTCGCTTATTCCCGGCCTGGAGAACGCTGAATATGTCCGCTATGGGGTAATGCACCGGAATACCTTCATTAACTCTCCGAAGCTCCTGCTTCCGACCTATCAGATGAAGGGACAGGAAAGACTGTTCTTCGCGGGCCAGATGACGGGTGTTGAAGGCTACGTCGAATCTGCGGCTTCGGGCATGATTGCCGGGATGAACGCCGCCAGAGCTGCGCTGGGAGAAGAAGGGCTTATCTTCCCGGAAGAGACTGTGCTCGGCAGTATGCCGGCCTATATTACTTCGGCAGACCCGGAGCATTTCCAGCCGATGAATGCCAACTTTGGACTCTTGCCAAAGCTTGAAACCAGATTCCGCAGCAAGAAGGACAAAAATGAACGTCTGGCTTACCGCGCCCTGGACAGCCTGGCTGCTTATGCTGCTGCCAAAGGCCTGGCTTACAAGGAGCCTGAAGTCTCAGAAGCAGAGCCGGTGGCTGCGGATAGTCCGACGCAATAA
- the hslV gene encoding ATP-dependent protease subunit HslV, with amino-acid sequence MLPSFHATTICAVRHNGHAAIAGDGQVTFGESVIMKTTAKKVRRLYRGQVIAGFAGSVSDAITLFEKFEGKLEEHHGNLQRAAVELAKDWRQDRILRKLEALMIVMDKQGMLLISGNGEIIEPDDDVLAIGSGGNFALASGRALKRHAAHLEAAEIAREALQIASEICVYTNSNIIVEQL; translated from the coding sequence ATGTTACCCAGCTTTCATGCGACAACGATTTGTGCGGTAAGACATAACGGCCATGCGGCAATCGCCGGCGACGGCCAGGTTACATTCGGAGAAAGTGTCATTATGAAGACGACGGCGAAGAAGGTCCGCCGGCTGTACAGAGGTCAAGTGATTGCCGGTTTTGCAGGTTCCGTATCCGACGCGATTACATTATTTGAGAAGTTTGAAGGCAAGCTGGAGGAGCATCACGGCAATCTGCAGCGGGCTGCGGTAGAACTGGCCAAGGACTGGCGCCAGGACCGGATCCTGCGCAAGCTTGAGGCGCTGATGATTGTCATGGATAAGCAGGGTATGCTGCTCATCTCGGGAAATGGTGAAATTATCGAGCCGGATGATGATGTGCTGGCCATTGGCTCCGGCGGGAATTTCGCCCTGGCCTCCGGACGCGCACTGAAACGCCATGCAGCCCATCTGGAGGCAGCGGAGATTGCCCGGGAAGCGCTGCAGATTGCTTCTGAGATTTGTGTATACACAAACTCCAATATTATTGTTGAACAATTATAG
- the hslU gene encoding ATP-dependent protease ATPase subunit HslU encodes MVNQSLTPRQIVAELDKYIVGQKQAKKSVAVALRNRYRRSLLSEELQDEVVPKNILMIGPTGVGKTEIARRLAKLVHAPFIKVEATKFTEVGYVGRDVESMVRDLVETSIRMVKLERTEKVKDRAEELANERIVAILVPSAAKGKAQRNPFEMIFGGNNGSNEDTKEEAEDGSLSERRRGIKFKLLAGQLEDDIIEIDVEDTTPSMMDMFAGQGNDQMGMNMQEMFGNLLPKRTKKRKLPIREARKVLIQDEAAKLIDTDDMIQESIARAEQSGIIFIDEIDKVASQGKGSGPDVSREGVQRDILPIVEGSTIMTKYGPVKTDYVLFIAAGAFHIAKPSDLIPELQGRFPIRVELSSLTLEDFVSILTEPKNALTKQYVHLLQTENIEIQFQKEAIHEIAKIAASVNQNMENIGARRLHTILEKLLEDLSFEAPELTLETMVITPEYVREKLAGIAQDRDLSQYIL; translated from the coding sequence ATGGTGAATCAATCGCTTACACCCCGCCAGATCGTAGCAGAGCTTGATAAATATATCGTTGGCCAGAAGCAGGCCAAGAAGTCCGTGGCGGTTGCGCTCCGCAACCGGTACCGGCGCAGTCTTTTATCGGAGGAGCTGCAGGATGAGGTTGTGCCCAAGAATATTCTGATGATTGGTCCTACGGGGGTCGGCAAAACAGAGATTGCCCGGCGCCTGGCCAAGCTTGTGCATGCCCCGTTCATCAAAGTGGAGGCTACCAAATTTACTGAAGTCGGATATGTAGGCCGTGATGTTGAATCCATGGTCCGCGATCTGGTGGAGACTTCCATCCGTATGGTCAAGCTTGAACGCACCGAGAAGGTGAAGGACCGGGCCGAAGAGCTTGCCAATGAGCGGATTGTAGCCATTCTCGTCCCTTCTGCTGCGAAAGGCAAAGCGCAGCGCAATCCGTTCGAGATGATTTTCGGCGGTAACAACGGAAGCAATGAGGATACCAAGGAGGAAGCAGAGGACGGAAGCCTGAGCGAGCGGCGCAGAGGCATTAAGTTCAAGCTGCTGGCCGGCCAGCTCGAAGACGATATCATTGAGATCGATGTGGAGGATACTACCCCGTCGATGATGGATATGTTTGCCGGACAGGGCAACGACCAGATGGGCATGAACATGCAGGAAATGTTCGGCAATCTGCTGCCGAAGCGGACCAAGAAGCGCAAGCTTCCGATCCGGGAAGCGCGTAAAGTACTGATTCAGGATGAAGCAGCCAAGCTGATTGATACAGATGATATGATTCAGGAGTCGATAGCGCGTGCCGAGCAGTCCGGGATTATTTTCATTGACGAGATCGACAAGGTGGCCAGCCAAGGCAAAGGCTCGGGGCCGGATGTATCCCGTGAAGGTGTGCAGCGTGATATTCTGCCGATCGTTGAGGGCTCAACCATCATGACCAAATACGGGCCTGTGAAGACGGATTATGTGCTTTTCATCGCCGCTGGAGCTTTTCACATCGCTAAGCCTTCCGACCTGATTCCTGAGCTTCAGGGCCGTTTCCCGATCCGTGTGGAGCTGAGCAGCCTTACGCTTGAGGATTTCGTGTCCATTCTGACTGAGCCGAAGAACGCGCTGACTAAGCAGTACGTCCATTTGCTGCAGACGGAGAACATTGAAATCCAGTTCCAGAAGGAAGCCATCCACGAGATTGCCAAAATAGCGGCTTCGGTTAACCAGAATATGGAGAATATCGGGGCACGGCGCCTGCACACGATTCTGGAGAAGCTGCTGGAGGACCTCTCCTTCGAAGCGCCGGAGCTTACATTGGAGACAATGGTGATTACACCGGAGTATGTTCGCGAAAAGTTGGCAGGAATCGCGCAGGACCGCGACTTAAGCCAATATATCCTTTAA
- the flgB gene encoding flagellar basal body rod protein FlgB encodes MGLLNSVSFQRLQGGLNAATKRQSVLANNVANADTPNFKRSDVSFESFLKQQESGIKPTLAARVSDSRHFQFGAVSAVPAAVVTTDGTTSMNNNDNNVDMDREQALSAENQLRYNSYVEQLNSQITMMRTVVQGG; translated from the coding sequence ATGGGTTTGCTGAACAGTGTCAGTTTTCAAAGATTGCAGGGAGGCCTTAATGCTGCCACCAAACGACAAAGTGTTCTGGCTAATAACGTAGCAAATGCGGATACGCCGAACTTCAAACGCTCGGATGTCAGTTTTGAGAGTTTCCTGAAACAGCAGGAGAGTGGAATAAAACCAACACTGGCTGCGAGAGTATCTGATTCCCGCCATTTCCAATTCGGAGCAGTGTCCGCTGTGCCGGCTGCTGTTGTCACAACAGATGGAACAACCTCAATGAACAACAATGACAATAATGTGGATATGGACCGCGAACAGGCGCTCAGCGCCGAGAACCAGCTCAGGTACAATTCTTATGTTGAGCAGTTGAACAGTCAGATTACAATGATGCGTACAGTTGTGCAGGGAGGGTAA
- the flgC gene encoding flagellar basal body rod protein FlgC, giving the protein MNFGSSFGISASALTAQRLRMDVISSNIANAETTRASVVDGKAVPYRRKLVVLETEQRDSFSDMLNAKMNAGSTDGVKVSSIIEDASPLKPVYNPSHPDADADGYVYMPNVDVTKEMVDMLSASRSYEANVTMLNASKAMVTKALEIGR; this is encoded by the coding sequence ATGAACTTTGGTAGCAGCTTTGGAATCAGCGCCTCGGCTTTAACCGCCCAGCGCCTGCGGATGGACGTAATCTCCTCCAATATCGCCAATGCCGAGACAACCAGAGCGTCTGTGGTGGACGGCAAAGCCGTACCGTACCGCCGGAAGCTCGTCGTACTCGAAACTGAGCAGCGGGACAGCTTTTCGGATATGCTGAATGCAAAAATGAACGCCGGCAGCACGGATGGCGTCAAGGTGAGCTCGATCATTGAAGATGCTTCCCCGCTGAAGCCAGTGTACAATCCGAGCCATCCTGATGCGGATGCTGACGGATACGTGTACATGCCGAATGTGGATGTTACGAAGGAGATGGTCGATATGCTGTCTGCCTCACGTTCTTATGAAGCGAATGTCACGATGCTTAACGCGTCGAAGGCCATGGTCACCAAGGCGCTTGAAATCGGCCGCTGA
- the fliE gene encoding flagellar hook-basal body complex protein FliE, giving the protein MIQNLLIGTQAVQPLAMKSAAAESSAVQGSGQSFGSYLENALNQVAEQEQQAKEMSNKFVLGEVNIDEAMISSQQALLSLQLTTQVRNKVIEAYQEIMRTQI; this is encoded by the coding sequence TTGATACAGAATTTATTGATCGGTACCCAGGCTGTTCAGCCTCTGGCCATGAAATCCGCAGCTGCCGAATCGTCAGCCGTCCAGGGATCGGGACAAAGCTTTGGCTCTTATCTCGAGAATGCCCTTAACCAGGTTGCTGAGCAGGAACAGCAGGCTAAGGAAATGAGTAACAAATTTGTTTTGGGAGAGGTCAATATTGATGAAGCTATGATTTCCTCCCAACAGGCATTGCTGAGTTTGCAGCTGACTACACAAGTCCGGAACAAAGTGATTGAAGCCTATCAGGAAATTATGAGAACTCAAATCTAA
- the fliF gene encoding flagellar basal-body MS-ring/collar protein FliF, giving the protein MNERLAQYREKVTQYWNRFSGKQKILFFSTLFIIIIVIVVVTTQLSKTEYEVAFQDLDSTDSAGVMSYLDTSGISYRLSPDGKSISVPSTDAARIKIAIGSQGIVQEGSIGYKVFDQSSSMIGTTDNEFNVKYNNALNGEVEQLMRRMQGIKDVKVLITLPKETVFVAQENQEKALASVVLTFNPGFRPTQDNIDGYFNLVKTAVPNLPIDNITITNNEVELTPTARGGQAGTSSQVEENFALQKKFEEDVKKDVKQFLSTLTGPDKVDVLVFSKLNFDKENRQEDLVLPVDAENMKGIEISSQIISNTYSGQGNTTGGVAGTGSQDVSGYPAGTDSGASSSEESSETRNFEVNRITKDIIASPYTVKDLTINVAVEPPTGQTTLDDATSAAIQNILVNIVRASLADSGNTYTDADLAKKVLVYSQPFGSTAAAAASGGLASWMIWAIGGAALLAGAGGGYLIYRSRKSKEEEVEEDIPLQVPTEFPSINLESVTNESQVRKQLESLAKKKPDEFVNLLRTWLAEEQR; this is encoded by the coding sequence GTGAATGAAAGATTGGCCCAGTACCGGGAAAAGGTTACCCAGTACTGGAACAGATTCAGCGGTAAACAGAAAATATTATTTTTCTCCACTCTGTTTATCATCATAATAGTAATCGTAGTTGTAACTACGCAGTTATCTAAGACAGAATATGAAGTTGCTTTTCAGGATCTGGACAGTACCGATTCAGCAGGAGTCATGAGTTATTTGGATACATCGGGGATCTCTTACCGGTTAAGCCCGGATGGCAAGAGCATTTCAGTACCCAGCACTGATGCTGCGCGCATTAAGATAGCTATTGGTTCGCAGGGGATCGTACAGGAAGGCTCCATCGGGTACAAAGTATTTGATCAATCCTCTTCGATGATCGGCACTACGGACAATGAATTCAATGTGAAGTACAACAACGCCCTGAACGGCGAAGTTGAGCAGCTGATGAGAAGAATGCAGGGGATTAAAGATGTTAAGGTTCTGATTACCCTGCCGAAGGAAACTGTGTTTGTTGCACAGGAGAATCAGGAGAAGGCGCTGGCTTCAGTGGTGCTGACCTTCAATCCCGGATTTAGACCTACACAGGATAATATCGACGGATACTTCAATCTTGTGAAGACCGCCGTACCGAATTTACCAATTGACAACATTACAATTACTAATAATGAGGTCGAATTGACGCCGACCGCAAGGGGCGGGCAAGCGGGTACGTCGAGCCAGGTGGAAGAGAATTTCGCTTTGCAGAAGAAGTTTGAAGAAGATGTCAAAAAAGATGTGAAGCAGTTTCTGAGTACGCTGACGGGTCCTGATAAGGTCGATGTCCTGGTATTCTCCAAGCTTAATTTCGATAAAGAAAACCGGCAGGAAGATCTCGTATTGCCTGTGGATGCGGAGAATATGAAAGGAATTGAAATCAGCTCGCAGATTATAAGCAATACGTACTCGGGTCAGGGAAATACGACTGGAGGGGTTGCGGGAACGGGTTCGCAAGATGTCTCGGGATATCCTGCGGGGACTGACTCTGGCGCCTCATCTTCAGAGGAATCATCAGAAACGCGGAATTTCGAAGTAAACCGGATTACAAAGGATATCATTGCAAGCCCATATACTGTTAAAGATTTAACCATTAATGTCGCGGTTGAACCACCTACAGGACAAACAACTTTGGATGATGCCACTTCAGCGGCTATCCAGAACATTCTGGTCAATATCGTCCGTGCTTCACTGGCGGATTCAGGAAACACATATACCGATGCTGATCTTGCCAAAAAAGTGCTGGTGTACTCACAGCCATTCGGCAGTACAGCTGCTGCGGCCGCATCCGGCGGTCTGGCCAGCTGGATGATCTGGGCTATTGGCGGAGCAGCGCTGCTGGCGGGTGCCGGCGGAGGTTATCTGATCTACCGCAGCCGTAAGAGTAAGGAAGAAGAAGTGGAAGAAGATATTCCGCTGCAGGTTCCAACAGAATTCCCGTCGATTAATCTGGAAAGTGTGACGAATGAAAGCCAGGTCCGCAAGCAGCTGGAAAGTCTGGCCAAGAAAAAGCCGGATGAATTCGTAAATCTGCTGCGTACATGGCTCGCTGAAGAACAGAGGTGA
- the fliG gene encoding flagellar motor switch protein FliG: MAKASQQGLSGRQKAAILLITLGPEVSAQIFKHLRDEEIEQLTLEIANVRKVDSVEKESIMSEFHQICLAQEYISQGGINYAKEILEKALGSTKAMEVINRLTATLQVRPFDFARKADPNQILNFIQNENVQTIALVLSYLQFEQAASILSSLPQEKQAEVARRIAIMDSTSPEVVTQIERVLEQKLSATVTQDYTNAGGIESIVQILNGVDRGTERTILDSLEIQDPELAEEIKKRMFVFEDIVNVDNRSIQRIIKDIENADLQLALKVASEEVRDVIFRNMSKRMAETFREEMEYMGPVRLRDVEEAQTRIVGTIRRLEESGEIIIARGGGDDIIV, translated from the coding sequence ATGGCAAAAGCTAGCCAGCAGGGACTTAGCGGCCGTCAAAAGGCGGCGATCCTGCTTATCACACTAGGACCTGAAGTATCTGCGCAAATATTCAAGCATTTGCGGGATGAGGAGATCGAGCAGCTGACTCTGGAGATTGCGAATGTCCGTAAGGTGGACAGCGTGGAGAAAGAATCGATTATGTCCGAATTCCATCAGATCTGTCTCGCGCAGGAATATATCTCGCAGGGCGGTATCAATTATGCCAAAGAGATTCTCGAGAAAGCGCTTGGTTCAACCAAGGCGATGGAAGTCATTAACCGCCTGACCGCAACCTTGCAGGTGCGGCCGTTCGATTTCGCCCGCAAGGCGGATCCGAACCAGATTCTCAACTTTATCCAGAACGAGAATGTCCAGACTATAGCCCTTGTACTCTCCTATCTGCAGTTTGAACAAGCGGCCTCCATCCTGTCTTCCCTGCCTCAGGAGAAGCAGGCTGAGGTGGCAAGAAGAATAGCGATTATGGACAGCACCTCTCCGGAGGTTGTGACGCAAATTGAACGTGTTCTGGAGCAGAAGCTATCGGCTACCGTTACCCAGGATTACACCAATGCAGGCGGTATTGAGTCGATTGTACAGATTCTGAACGGGGTTGACCGGGGGACAGAACGGACAATCCTCGACTCCCTGGAGATTCAGGATCCGGAGCTTGCCGAAGAAATCAAAAAACGGATGTTTGTCTTCGAGGATATCGTCAACGTGGACAACCGTTCGATCCAGCGCATTATCAAGGATATCGAGAATGCGGATCTGCAGCTGGCGCTCAAGGTGGCCAGCGAGGAAGTGCGGGATGTTATCTTCCGCAATATGTCAAAGCGTATGGCCGAGACCTTCCGCGAGGAAATGGAGTATATGGGACCTGTGCGGCTGCGTGATGTTGAAGAGGCGCAGACCCGCATTGTAGGCACGATCCGCAGACTGGAAGAGTCTGGTGAAATTATCATCGCCCGTGGCGGAGGAGATGACATCATTGTCTAA